Proteins from a genomic interval of Niabella soli DSM 19437:
- a CDS encoding class I SAM-dependent methyltransferase, giving the protein MPTIHYSNCPVCGSGQQHSVFNVKDYTVSGEVFAVAECDRCSLRFTQDVPDQESIGPYYKSEDYISHTNTSKGIISKLYQAVRTRTMKQKAGIIKKFTREKTGHLLDLGCGTGTFLNTMRGESWQVAGLEPDADARAMAKTLYGLEVAPAHELYQQPENFYDAITLWHVLEHVHELQAYVAQLRKCLKTDGVLFIAVPNYTSKDATAYQQYWAAYDVPRHLYHFSPKAMETLMAMHGLQIATYLPMWFDSFYVDMLSSKYKSGKTQYVSSGLHGLSSNINAIGNAKACSSVIYVIQLSPEAIE; this is encoded by the coding sequence ATGCCTACCATTCATTATTCGAACTGCCCGGTTTGTGGTTCCGGACAGCAGCATAGCGTTTTTAATGTAAAAGATTACACCGTAAGCGGCGAAGTGTTTGCTGTTGCCGAATGTGATCGTTGTAGCCTGCGGTTTACCCAGGATGTTCCGGACCAGGAGTCCATCGGTCCTTATTATAAATCGGAGGACTATATTTCTCATACTAATACCAGCAAGGGGATCATCAGTAAATTGTACCAGGCCGTTCGTACCCGCACGATGAAACAAAAGGCCGGGATCATAAAAAAATTTACCCGGGAAAAGACCGGGCATTTATTGGACCTGGGTTGTGGTACGGGCACTTTCTTAAACACAATGAGGGGGGAAAGCTGGCAGGTAGCAGGACTAGAGCCCGATGCTGATGCCCGCGCGATGGCTAAAACCCTTTACGGACTGGAGGTTGCCCCGGCACATGAACTGTACCAACAGCCGGAAAATTTTTATGATGCCATTACGCTGTGGCATGTGCTGGAGCATGTGCATGAACTGCAGGCATATGTGGCGCAACTGAGAAAGTGCTTAAAAACGGACGGGGTGTTATTCATTGCGGTGCCCAACTATACGAGTAAAGATGCAACAGCCTACCAGCAGTATTGGGCGGCATACGATGTGCCCCGGCATCTGTATCATTTTTCGCCAAAAGCGATGGAGACATTAATGGCAATGCATGGCTTGCAGATTGCAACGTACTTACCCATGTGGTTCGATAGTTTCTATGTAGATATGCTGAGCAGCAAATATAAATCCGGGAAAACCCAATACGTCAGTTCAGGCCTGCACGGACTTTCTTCAAACATTAACGCCATCGGCAATGCGAAAGCCTGCAGCTCTGTGATCTACGTGATCCAGTTATCGCCTGAGGCGATAGAATAA
- a CDS encoding HesB/IscA family protein yields MENVAVTAPVVLTSGAIKEVKRLMSAPDFDPEQFLRVGVKGGGCSGLSYMLGFDKKEDNDKFFEIEGIPCIINKAHEMYLAGMEIDWSEGLDNRGFTFANPNASSTCGCGTSFAV; encoded by the coding sequence ATGGAAAATGTTGCAGTAACGGCACCGGTAGTTTTGACCAGTGGCGCCATTAAAGAGGTGAAAAGACTGATGAGCGCTCCGGATTTTGATCCGGAACAGTTTTTACGCGTAGGTGTAAAAGGAGGCGGATGTTCGGGGTTGAGCTACATGCTGGGATTTGACAAAAAAGAAGATAACGATAAATTTTTTGAGATAGAAGGGATTCCCTGTATTATCAATAAAGCGCATGAAATGTACCTGGCCGGGATGGAAATTGACTGGTCGGAAGGTTTGGATAACCGTGGATTCACTTTTGCTAACCCCAACGCTTCCAGCACCTGCGGATGCGGCACCAGTTTCGCTGTTTAA
- a CDS encoding cytochrome c maturation protein CcmE domain-containing protein produces MKKIHIVLLVLVAAAIAVLVSFLQTTTTYDTVATAKEKPGKFVHLMAKWDKNEPLEYDAVKNPNYLSFTAVDSLGQKVNVVYHNPKPENFELSERLVMKGKYDNGVFECQSIQTKCPSKYKDQDASKHIPQPGDVKSTTYSTTQQPAAAIKQ; encoded by the coding sequence ATGAAGAAGATCCATATTGTTTTGCTGGTATTGGTGGCGGCCGCAATCGCTGTCCTGGTAAGTTTTTTACAAACAACAACAACCTACGATACGGTGGCCACGGCAAAAGAAAAACCCGGCAAATTTGTGCACCTGATGGCAAAATGGGATAAAAATGAGCCGCTGGAATATGATGCTGTTAAAAACCCGAATTACCTTTCGTTTACTGCCGTTGACAGCCTGGGGCAAAAAGTAAATGTGGTGTATCATAATCCGAAACCTGAGAATTTTGAATTGAGCGAGCGGTTGGTGATGAAAGGGAAATATGATAATGGCGTATTTGAATGCCAGAGCATCCAGACAAAATGCCCCAGTAAATATAAAGACCAGGACGCATCCAAGCACATCCCTCAACCCGGCGATGTTAAATCAACCACATATTCAACTACTCAGCAACCTGCTGCTGCGATCAAACAATAG
- the ccsA gene encoding cytochrome c biogenesis protein CcsA, with amino-acid sequence MNYIGENLLPGQAGHFFIILSLVASFVASFSYLKVTRSQLPDERRSWLKIARISFFIEAFSVLVIFATLFHILYHHLFEYKYAWQHSSRSLELKYILSAFWEGQEGSTLLWTFWHCVLGLIVIKRDKEWEAPVMMIVSFAQFFLASMILGIYIFDVKIGSNPFVLLRESGVLDNAPVMHVGFNTANPIRPDYMTMIKDGNDLNPLLQNYWMTIHPPILFLGFASTLFPFAYAMAALWTGKTKEWINKVLPWSLFSVALLGLGIMMGAKWAYESLNFGGYWAWDPVENASLVPWLMMVSGVHTLLIYKHTGFSLRSTFLFFGLSFLFILYSTFLTKSGVLGDASVHAFADIGMNGQLFLFLLVFAWLMPLVAATKDKQRWIIAAITAALSIGTYFLNDVIPGFPLYVILGGIITFIVFMNKQVPAVKKEESASSREFWMFIGSLVLFLSSLIIIFQTSLPVFNKLYKINTAPGENNEFAYNQIQVLVAIIIGILTAVSQYFRYKATPQKIFFKKIALPGLISAVIAAFILLVVKISYNKEGMGFLINIWIALVAGVFAVVANLSYMLTAMKGNIKNSGASIAHFGFGLVLVGILLSSGKKEILSLNTSGIAIPFEKNSKEKTGENLTLVKGVPTRMGDYDVTYVGDSAHPKKALTYFKIYFKSPTDSFTLHPNAFINYKGNEGLMANPSARHYWDHDVFTYVSALPDPEKNKDTAQFVESSKKIGDTIYYSRGFIVLEKLAGKDNLPVAGFDKSDTGYTAALKIQSINGPSYQSDLLTIKGKGQTLFQSQDTVMAQSLVLTLNDVNNGVARIGVKESSNVMEYVTLKAYKFPYINVLWGGVVITVLGTLIAMIRRLRLNRLKRA; translated from the coding sequence ATGAATTATATAGGCGAAAACCTGCTGCCCGGACAAGCGGGACATTTTTTTATTATCCTGTCGCTCGTTGCGTCGTTCGTTGCCAGTTTCAGTTACCTCAAAGTTACCCGCAGCCAGCTCCCCGATGAACGGAGATCCTGGCTGAAGATTGCCCGCATTTCTTTTTTTATTGAAGCTTTTTCGGTGCTGGTGATCTTCGCCACGCTCTTTCATATTCTGTATCATCACCTGTTTGAATATAAATACGCCTGGCAGCACAGTAGCCGTTCGCTGGAATTGAAATATATCTTAAGCGCTTTTTGGGAAGGCCAGGAAGGCAGTACTTTATTATGGACCTTCTGGCATTGTGTACTGGGACTGATCGTTATAAAAAGAGACAAAGAATGGGAAGCGCCGGTGATGATGATCGTAAGCTTTGCCCAATTCTTCCTTGCCTCTATGATACTGGGCATCTATATTTTTGATGTCAAGATCGGATCGAACCCCTTTGTTTTATTAAGAGAATCCGGTGTGCTGGATAACGCCCCAGTGATGCACGTGGGATTCAATACGGCCAATCCGATTCGCCCGGATTATATGACGATGATCAAGGACGGGAACGATCTGAATCCGCTGCTGCAGAACTACTGGATGACTATTCACCCGCCCATATTGTTCCTCGGGTTCGCTTCCACCCTTTTCCCCTTTGCCTATGCAATGGCGGCACTGTGGACCGGCAAAACAAAAGAATGGATCAATAAAGTATTGCCCTGGTCGCTTTTTTCAGTAGCTCTATTGGGACTGGGAATTATGATGGGCGCCAAATGGGCTTATGAGTCGCTGAACTTTGGCGGCTACTGGGCCTGGGATCCCGTAGAGAACGCTTCGCTGGTGCCCTGGCTGATGATGGTTTCCGGTGTGCATACGCTATTGATCTATAAGCACACGGGCTTCTCGTTGCGTTCCACATTTTTATTCTTCGGACTTTCCTTCCTCTTTATTCTCTACTCCACTTTCCTTACCAAAAGCGGTGTTTTGGGAGATGCTTCCGTACACGCTTTTGCAGATATTGGAATGAACGGACAGCTATTCCTGTTCCTCCTGGTTTTTGCTTGGCTGATGCCGCTTGTTGCCGCCACCAAAGACAAACAACGCTGGATCATTGCCGCAATAACAGCGGCGCTTTCGATAGGCACGTATTTTCTCAACGATGTTATTCCAGGCTTTCCGTTGTATGTGATCCTCGGCGGAATCATCACCTTTATTGTTTTTATGAACAAGCAGGTGCCGGCGGTTAAAAAAGAGGAAAGCGCCAGCAGCCGTGAGTTCTGGATGTTTATCGGCTCCCTGGTTTTATTTCTTTCTTCACTGATCATTATCTTCCAAACCTCGTTGCCGGTATTTAATAAACTCTATAAAATAAATACGGCCCCGGGTGAGAATAATGAATTTGCTTATAACCAGATACAAGTGTTGGTAGCCATCATCATCGGCATTTTGACCGCAGTCTCCCAATATTTCCGGTACAAAGCCACTCCCCAAAAAATATTTTTTAAAAAAATTGCACTCCCTGGCCTGATCAGTGCTGTGATAGCAGCCTTTATTCTGCTGGTAGTTAAGATCAGTTATAACAAGGAAGGGATGGGCTTCCTGATCAATATCTGGATCGCCCTTGTGGCCGGTGTATTCGCCGTTGTTGCCAATCTTTCTTATATGCTTACCGCGATGAAGGGTAACATCAAAAACAGCGGCGCCTCTATTGCGCATTTTGGTTTCGGGCTGGTATTGGTAGGCATCCTGCTTTCCTCAGGGAAAAAAGAGATCCTTTCGCTCAACACCAGTGGCATTGCGATCCCTTTTGAAAAGAACAGCAAGGAAAAGACCGGCGAGAACCTGACGCTGGTAAAAGGCGTTCCCACAAGAATGGGCGACTACGATGTAACCTATGTAGGTGATTCTGCCCATCCGAAAAAGGCCCTCACTTATTTTAAGATCTATTTTAAATCGCCCACAGATAGCTTTACGCTGCACCCGAATGCGTTCATCAATTATAAAGGCAACGAGGGGTTGATGGCAAATCCTTCGGCACGGCATTATTGGGATCATGATGTGTTCACCTATGTATCTGCATTACCCGATCCTGAAAAAAATAAGGATACCGCTCAGTTTGTTGAAAGTTCAAAAAAGATCGGCGATACTATTTATTACAGCAGGGGCTTTATTGTTCTGGAAAAACTGGCCGGCAAGGACAACCTGCCTGTTGCCGGCTTTGACAAATCCGATACGGGATATACAGCCGCATTAAAAATACAATCTATCAACGGACCTTCTTATCAATCCGATCTGCTGACGATAAAAGGTAAAGGTCAAACACTGTTCCAGTCGCAGGACACGGTGATGGCGCAAAGCCTGGTGCTCACCTTAAATGATGTAAACAATGGCGTTGCCCGCATTGGGGTGAAGGAATCATCCAATGTAATGGAATATGTAACGCTGAAGGCTTATAAATTCCCCTATATCAATGTGCTCTGGGGCGGCGTGGTTATAACTGTGCTGGGAACATTGATCGCTATGATCAGGAGATTGCGATTAAACCGGCTAAAACGTGCTTAA
- a CDS encoding fumarylacetoacetate hydrolase family protein, protein MQLIRYGQPGTEKTGVLIDGVRYDTAAFGEDYNESFFENNGLERLKKFVDDNAGKLPKVNEAARWGSCVARPSKIICIGLNYALHAKETNAPIPKEPVVFFKSTTALCGPFDDVVIPKNSLKTDWEVELAVVIGKKASYVEEADAMDYVAGYALHNDYSERAFQIERGGQWVKGKSCDTFAPLGPFLATKDEIENPNNLNLWLKVNGQEMQNSTTSDFIFNIQQVISHLSQFMTLLSGDVISTGTPAGVGLGQKPEPWYLKPGDVVELGIEKLGTSRQQVTAFK, encoded by the coding sequence ATGCAATTAATTCGATACGGGCAACCGGGAACGGAAAAAACAGGGGTACTTATTGACGGTGTACGGTATGATACCGCCGCATTCGGCGAAGACTATAACGAATCCTTTTTTGAAAACAATGGTTTGGAGCGGCTGAAAAAGTTTGTGGATGATAATGCAGGAAAACTTCCGAAGGTAAATGAAGCAGCGCGCTGGGGGAGTTGCGTGGCACGTCCGTCAAAGATTATTTGCATCGGGCTGAACTATGCGTTGCATGCTAAGGAAACCAATGCGCCGATCCCTAAGGAGCCGGTAGTGTTCTTTAAATCCACTACGGCCTTATGCGGCCCTTTCGATGATGTGGTCATTCCCAAAAATTCCCTAAAAACAGACTGGGAGGTGGAGCTTGCGGTAGTTATTGGTAAGAAGGCCTCCTATGTTGAAGAGGCAGATGCCATGGATTACGTAGCGGGTTATGCCCTGCATAATGATTACAGCGAACGGGCTTTCCAGATCGAGCGGGGCGGCCAGTGGGTAAAAGGCAAAAGCTGTGATACGTTTGCACCGTTAGGACCTTTTCTTGCAACCAAAGACGAAATAGAAAATCCGAATAACCTGAACCTCTGGTTAAAAGTTAACGGGCAGGAAATGCAAAACTCAACCACCTCAGATTTTATTTTTAACATACAACAGGTGATCAGTCATCTGAGCCAGTTTATGACATTGTTGTCCGGGGATGTTATTTCCACCGGAACGCCGGCAGGAGTGGGGCTCGGCCAAAAACCGGAACCCTGGTACCTGAAACCCGGCGATGTAGTGGAACTGGGCATCGAAAAGCTGGGAACCTCCCGGCAACAGGTGACGGCATTTAAATAA
- a CDS encoding SDR family NAD(P)-dependent oxidoreductase produces the protein MFQLTDKIAVITGAGSGIGKAVALLFAQAGARVVAVDFNEEAARQTIDEITKAGGNASSIIVDVSAQTQVVAALAGLNRIDILVNSAGISHIGKADTTSEADFDRVYNVNVKGVYNMLHAALPKMKQQGGGAILNMASIASSVGLPDRFAYSMSKGAVLAMTLSVAKDYIGDGIRCNCVSPARVHTPFVDGFLAKNYPGREQEMFDKLSKTQPIGRMAKPEEIAAQILYLCSDEASFTTGCDYPIDGGFIRLNN, from the coding sequence ATGTTCCAGTTGACAGATAAGATAGCCGTGATAACAGGGGCGGGAAGCGGTATAGGAAAAGCGGTGGCATTGCTGTTTGCGCAAGCCGGCGCGCGGGTAGTTGCCGTTGACTTTAATGAAGAAGCGGCCCGGCAAACAATTGATGAAATAACAAAGGCCGGCGGTAATGCAAGCAGTATCATTGTTGATGTTTCGGCGCAGACGCAGGTTGTGGCGGCATTGGCGGGGCTTAATCGTATTGACATACTGGTAAACAGCGCGGGCATTTCTCATATCGGCAAAGCGGATACCACCAGCGAAGCGGATTTTGACCGGGTGTATAACGTAAACGTAAAAGGGGTGTACAATATGTTGCATGCGGCGCTTCCCAAAATGAAACAGCAGGGCGGGGGAGCGATCCTGAATATGGCGTCGATCGCCTCCAGCGTTGGCCTGCCCGACCGGTTTGCCTATTCTATGAGCAAGGGCGCAGTCCTGGCAATGACCTTGTCTGTTGCAAAGGATTATATCGGCGATGGTATCCGCTGTAATTGCGTATCTCCGGCGCGGGTGCACACGCCCTTTGTGGATGGATTCCTGGCAAAAAATTATCCCGGCCGGGAACAGGAAATGTTTGATAAGCTGTCCAAAACGCAGCCCATCGGCCGTATGGCGAAGCCTGAAGAGATCGCTGCGCAGATCTTATACCTTTGCAGTGATGAGGCTTCCTTTACTACCGGCTGCGACTACCCGATTGACGGCGGGTTTATAAGGCTGAATAATTAG
- a CDS encoding mechanosensitive ion channel family protein, with the protein MSSVPAFLKKQFCIIVFLLLGCIVNAQTQPRRAQGPSVLADTNDVTNADYLAGLQKVYEALNKVPVVTGSFERIPDLEKELSDNDSAISLLKQRLSFNTRTFNLQNLHMFRALLNELSENEQDYRQTIATYDTALISIKKELLHLRKDSLIRKVFRTPALRDSFALQVNDIRTKWKIADSLLTGNTTSINNLKSKIAANGLAIQELLYQTAAQLKAVGPRAFQKDRSYIWQRSPVNAAKKRFARRAQLLSNEKQIANYYFKYTRSDRLSLVLISLAFFLWVAFSYRGLIRTHKLAALNELELRLLSARPWWLSLIFLFTLIPAFELEAPALYIELMQVLLALALSRFFYKKIPKDGYKYWLLFVALFLTVPLLRIIFTTFSVERWFILLVNIGALALGVLVLKKYQSFYKSFRLCYSATLLFVTLNLLALFANILGRSTLTQLFYTTAFYALLYAVGLTVTIQSLREAFLVHIKNCRAQKGYTDHFEWKPVATDITKVLSLVAVILWLLLLAVNLDLFDSLTTSMGAFLSKPRKLGGFSITFGGIFLCIGIIWLANFLQKYIAYFFGETGEDAIEHVNAQHSRLLITRLVLLVTGFFLAVAASGLPIDKITVIIGALSVGIGLGLQSIVNNFISGIILIFDRTIRVGDVVELSSRKGKVKEIGIRSSTLLSDEGADIIIPNGDILSHNIINWTLSNNMVRSSVTLIISKTTDIETLSNAIAEAVTATNGVAAAKPPAIYISPISAKWSTLKVFFWSDLSGATTIKNRVTETLYAKLKELEIAIPE; encoded by the coding sequence ATGAGTTCTGTACCCGCGTTCCTGAAAAAACAGTTTTGTATAATAGTGTTTTTATTGCTGGGGTGTATTGTCAATGCCCAAACGCAACCGCGGCGTGCGCAGGGACCGTCGGTGCTGGCAGACACCAATGATGTAACTAACGCCGATTATCTGGCGGGGCTCCAAAAAGTATACGAGGCGCTCAACAAGGTGCCGGTGGTAACGGGTTCTTTTGAGCGGATCCCGGATCTTGAAAAAGAGCTTTCAGATAATGATAGCGCTATCAGCCTTCTTAAACAACGGCTGTCTTTCAATACCCGCACCTTCAATTTGCAGAACCTGCATATGTTCAGGGCCTTATTGAATGAGCTTTCCGAAAATGAACAGGATTACAGGCAAACCATTGCTACGTACGATACCGCGCTGATCAGCATCAAGAAAGAGCTCCTTCATCTTCGTAAAGACAGCCTTATTCGTAAAGTATTCCGGACGCCGGCCTTAAGAGATTCTTTTGCCCTTCAGGTAAACGATATCCGTACAAAATGGAAAATCGCCGATAGCCTGCTTACGGGGAATACTACCAGCATAAACAACCTGAAATCGAAGATCGCAGCAAATGGGCTGGCTATACAGGAATTACTTTATCAGACCGCTGCCCAGTTAAAAGCTGTGGGGCCGCGGGCTTTTCAAAAGGACCGGAGCTATATCTGGCAGCGAAGCCCCGTCAATGCGGCAAAAAAAAGGTTTGCCAGAAGAGCGCAATTGCTCAGTAATGAGAAGCAGATCGCCAACTACTATTTTAAATATACCCGCAGCGATCGCCTTAGCCTGGTGCTCATTTCCCTTGCATTTTTTCTGTGGGTGGCCTTTAGTTACAGGGGGTTAATAAGAACCCATAAACTTGCCGCGCTCAATGAACTGGAGCTGCGCCTGCTGTCTGCCCGCCCCTGGTGGCTCTCCCTCATTTTTTTATTTACTCTTATACCTGCTTTCGAGCTGGAGGCCCCGGCGCTTTATATTGAACTGATGCAGGTATTGCTGGCATTGGCTTTATCCAGGTTCTTCTATAAAAAAATCCCGAAGGATGGATATAAATATTGGCTGCTCTTTGTGGCACTGTTCTTAACCGTGCCGTTGCTCCGGATCATTTTTACCACATTTTCGGTAGAACGGTGGTTCATTCTTTTGGTAAATATCGGGGCGCTTGCCCTTGGGGTGCTGGTGTTAAAAAAATATCAATCGTTTTACAAAAGCTTCCGGCTTTGCTATAGTGCCACCCTGCTTTTTGTTACACTGAACCTGCTGGCCCTGTTTGCAAATATCCTGGGGCGGAGCACTTTAACCCAATTGTTTTATACTACGGCCTTCTATGCATTATTGTACGCAGTAGGACTTACGGTTACTATTCAAAGTCTGAGGGAGGCCTTTCTTGTCCATATCAAAAATTGCCGCGCCCAAAAGGGGTATACCGATCATTTTGAGTGGAAGCCTGTAGCCACCGATATCACAAAAGTGCTATCGCTGGTTGCGGTTATTTTATGGTTATTGCTGCTGGCGGTTAACCTTGATCTTTTTGATTCCCTGACTACTTCTATGGGCGCCTTTCTTTCCAAGCCAAGAAAACTGGGCGGTTTTTCTATTACTTTCGGTGGCATCTTTTTATGTATCGGCATTATCTGGCTGGCTAATTTTCTTCAGAAGTATATCGCTTACTTTTTTGGAGAGACCGGGGAGGATGCCATTGAACACGTTAATGCGCAGCACTCCAGGTTGCTGATCACCCGGCTCGTGTTGCTGGTAACGGGTTTTTTCCTTGCCGTTGCCGCCTCCGGCCTCCCTATTGATAAGATCACCGTTATTATTGGCGCCCTTAGTGTGGGTATAGGACTGGGATTGCAAAGCATTGTCAATAATTTTATTTCCGGTATTATTTTAATTTTTGACCGTACCATCCGCGTGGGAGACGTGGTAGAGCTCAGCAGCCGCAAAGGAAAAGTAAAGGAAATCGGCATCCGCTCCAGCACCCTGCTCAGTGATGAAGGCGCGGATATCATTATCCCCAATGGCGATATTTTATCCCATAACATTATTAACTGGACGCTCAGTAATAACATGGTGCGCTCTTCTGTTACCCTCATCATTTCAAAAACAACAGACATTGAAACCCTTTCCAATGCCATCGCGGAGGCTGTAACGGCCACAAACGGTGTAGCCGCTGCCAAGCCCCCCGCTATTTATATAAGTCCTATTAGCGCCAAATGGTCCACACTGAAAGTTTTCTTCTGGAGCGACTTGTCCGGCGCCACTACAATCAAGAACAGGGTTACAGAAACCCTTTATGCAAAATTGAAGGAACTGGAAATTGCAATTCCTGAATAA